The genome window TTAAAAAAACACCCGTTTTGACTTCACCATACTTTGATGAAAAAACTGAGAGCAACTTATTTTTTAAATGCGAAAACCTTCAGTATACAAATGCTTTCAAAGTACGTGGCGCATTTAGCAAAATTATAAATATGCCTAATAAAAACAAGATTATTATTACCGCTTCTGCCGGCAATCATGGATTAGCCGTCGCTTTCGCATCCAAAAAATTTGGCATGAAGGCAATGGTTGTTGTACCAGAATTTGTACCACCATCTCGTATCAATATGATACGAGCGTTAGGAGCAAAAGTGATTGTGCATGGCACAACAATGGACGAATTAAACGCTAAAGTTGCTGAATACACCCAAGATCCTAACTATGTATATGTTCATGGATTTGATGATGATGACATTATCGCAGGACAAGCAACTATCGCCTACGAGTTATTACAAGAAGTTCCTGACATTGACGTCATTGTCGTACCTGTGGGTGGCGGTGGACTTATTTCTGGTATAGCGCAGTATACAAAGTCTTTTAACCCAAGTATCAATGTCTATGGTGTCGAAACAATAGGAGCAGATGCTATGTCTAAAAGTCTGGCAGCTGGCCACATTGTTGCCCTTCCAAAAATTACCTCGGTTGCGATTAGTTTAGGCGTTTCTAAAGTAGCAGAAAGAACGTTTGAAATTGTTAAAAATTATGTCAATAAGATAGTGACGGTTACCGATGAAGAAGCAATCCGTGCATTAAAAGATATTTTAGAAAAAGACAAAATATTTGTGGAGCCTGCTTCTGCCTGTGCCTTATCTGCCGTGATTTCTGAAAAAATACCACATATCGAGGGGAAAAAAGTTGCAGTTATTTTAAGTGGTGGTAATTTTTCTCTCGAACAACTCAAGGCTTATTTATAGTAATTCACATTCATTAAGGAGGGCAGGGCCATCATTGATTGCAGATACGATGAAGCGAAAACTTCAAAACTCGCAAAATAAATTTTTTACTTTATTAGCGCATCAACCAGCTGGCTTTAGTCCACAATAGAGCGGGTATTTTGAATGATAATAAAGTCATAAAAGAGTTCTAAAGTATTAGTGCGATCGTTGCAAGCTAGATAGGCTTTAATGCTTTTCATCATTCATGAGATCAATATTTTTTGGCTAAACTGTAAAACAGGCGCTAAGAGTGGCTGCTTGCGCATAATTTCCTTAAGGATCTAATACTTGAGGGTTAGCCTTAGACCAACTGAAGTGGAATTTTAAGTTTTATACTCATGTCTCATTGGCCCATCGTCAATACCTCGTCAAGTTTAATTTAACCTTAAGCTTAATGCGATAAACTTCCTTCATAAAAAATAATAACGTTTAATTTGTCTGCAAAACTATATGAGAAATAAATTTTTTACGCCCTCTAAACAATATATTTTGATTGGCATAGTGAGCGGATCACTAGTCTCTTATATTTTCCAAAGAAATATGAGTCGTAGCGGGCCACACTCTTTAGATAATAAGTCTACTGAAATGGATTTTTTAACGGCGGCCATGACTAATTATTCAAAACCAATTACCCATGAAAAGATCCAGCTGGGTATTGATTTCATGCAGAAATTAAAGGCAGGCCAAATTCTTGCTAAAGTAACATTACCATCCAACCGAGGTTTTGCAAGTACTGATCCTACAGAAATTTTATTAAAACAACTATCTGATTATAAATTCAGACCTTCTATTAGACAACCTAGAGATAAACTGCAAGCATTAGAATATCGACCTTATAAATATATTCATTTGCGCGGTGAAATTATCCAATTAAATCCATATAACCATCTAAATATGTTTGCTAGTAAATCAAATACACATACCAAAAAACTATCGACAACCTTAGTTTCTCCGGATTTAAATACACGATTATTTATGAGTGATTGTTACAATGTAGTAGCTTTTTGCTTTGACATCAATAAAAGTGTCATTAAAGCATTATTCAATCGTGATATGTATAGCTATAGTCGTTCGTGGGTATCAACTAACTATGAAATAGTATGTAACTATAAAGCTCAAGTTGAGGGAAGTACTAAGTCCGGTTCAAAAATATCTTATCGAACCCTAGAGGAATTTCAACAACATATTGGTAAAAGCAAGTTCAATTGGAATGAAGTATTGGCAGCTTTAAGTAAAGAAGGCTTAAGCGGTATTTTAATAAGTCAGACGATAAACACTAGAAAAGAAAAGATCAAAAGTCTAAAGTTGGCTCAAATGCGTAAATATTTAATTCATAAAACTTTCAACAAGGATTTACCTATTGTAATTTATTATCCTGATGAGAGCAGAATAGAACCTTACAAGGAAACCGATCAAAGAATAGATGCATTAATGTGGTACTTACAAACAATAATTAAAGATGTATTAGATAAGCGTTCTGGAAATCGTAATCAACATTGGGTAAGTATAGGTGGAATATATGATGGCTGGGTAACAACTGAAAAAGCGCAAAGTATAATTGATTTGATTGAAAATCAAAAAAAACAAACTCCTGTCGAATTCGAGGAATTCAACAAAATACTTACCGAAAAGATTACTGAAAAAACACCATCGAAGAGAATGTTTCGCTCCTAACGCTCCCCACTTAATTCATTGAAGATCATCAAACAATTACGTCATTTAATTTGGCAAATTACTACACCTTAGCATCGGCATCGTTACTATATAAGCATTTATAAATTAAATTCATTTTCTTTAAAAGTAATAAATTGATTTTTATCATAGACTCTCACAGACATTTTACAATAACTGGAATCAATCTGTAGAATATTATAAGAATTTTGTCCTTGCCGTAAACGTCTTGATACTGCCGTTCCGGCAGTAACGACGTAAAGAGGATGAGCGAAGGAATCTCTTTCAATTTGCTCATAGCATGCATAATGCAAATGACCCGATAAAACTAAATTAACTTTACTAGCCCCAAGGGTCGCAATAAGTTCCTCTGAATTGGAAATAATTTTATGGCGATCAGAGCGAATTAAATTGTGATGCATAACAGCAATTTTGACGGTAGTAGCTGGGAAGGAACGAAAATAATTGTGAATTACATTGAGTTGCGCAGTTGTAATCTTTCCTTGGATGGATTTAAAGGGAGTAACAGAATTAACCCCCAATATGGCTAAACCTTGAATTTCAAGCTGAGGATTAAGCGTCTTGGAAATGTATCGTTTATACTTTTCAAAAGGGTAAAAAAAACGTTCAAAAGGATTATGTAAAGAAATATCATGATTGCCTGGGACACATAGAACCTTTTTTTTATCCAGTACTTTTAAAAATTGTTGAGCGGAACGAAATTGTGAGTGTAAGGCACGCTGAGTAAAATCGCCACTGATGACGATAAGATCAGGCTCGATTTGTTCAAGATCCATTAAGAGCAAATCCAACATGGCTTTGGTTTCAGTTCCAAAATGAAGATCAGATAGATGCAATATTTTTGGCATTAAGGCGTGACCACGTTAAGTTTTTTACTAATGATTTTATAATGTAATGGCATTGCTAATTTAAATAATTCACCATCGATTACTACATTAAGCTGATTTGTCTGAGAAGAAATAATTAAATCATTAGTAATAAATTGGGTTAAGTAAGTGGTTTTATCAAAACGATTAAATACAATACTGAATATGCATTTCAACATTTCCCAACGATTTTTACACCTTAAAATATAAACAGCTAAATATCCAGACGTTAAAGAATTTCTTTCGCCAAAGTCTAATAAATTGGTGAAATGATAATTATTACCAATGAATACTAAGCAAGTTCTGTGGGTTACAAGTTGATCATCGACAATCATCTTGAGGTTATAGATCGGTATTTTTCGCATGAGAAGCACAGATGTAAATATAATTTTTAATAGCTTACTCGTTCCTAGCCAGTTTTTATGTTTTTCTTTTAATTTTAATATATAAGAATAAAAGCCAATTGAGGAATGATTAATAAAAATGTGCTCATTAACTTCACCAATATCAACCCGTTTGGTTTTATTATTCTTAATATATTTAAAAAGTTTTTCTATATCGGGAGGAAATTTTAATTCTCTGGCAAAATAATTGAATGTACCGAGTGGTAGTATCGCAATAGGAATTTCATAATTAGCTAAAACTTGCACTACGGTCCGTACAGTTCCGTCACCACCAGCAATTAAAAAAGCATGATAATTTTTTTGCAAAAGTTCTTTTATCAAGGACTCGATTTCTTTAGGTTTAGGAATATACAGATCGTAAGAAAGTCCATTTTCATTAGCTAATAGATCAAGTTTTTTCTTATCCAAGAGTGGTGAATCCGCTCTTTTAGCATTTGCTATAATTGCGATTTTCATTGCTAAGCCACCCACGTGCACCTTATTTATTATACCTGTTTGCTCGATTAATTTTTAAGGCACGTTTAAATATTACCTACGCCCTATTTCGTTCATGTTTAAGATTTTATGTTCATGCTCAAACACTTACGTTTCAATCCGAGCTTTTTTGAGCGTGTTTATAAGGCATCCCGGGTACTTAATCAGGACCTAACATGAGTGTTTAATATGTTCAATTCACCTCCCTTTGGATTTGTCATTAAGTTTTCCATAAGAAAATAGCTATCTCAATGATTTATAATTCCTAAAAAAAATGTGGTGTATAAAATATGTCTAAATCAAGAATTTCAAACCCGCTCCTCGCAGTTGTCAGTTACAACCATGAGATAGGTGGCGCGACTGCGGATTCGCTTATTCAGGTTATAATGCAAAAGTTGGATATGACAGTAGCATTAGCTGATTATAGAAAAATAACTCCGCCTCAAGACAATCTAGATTCCATCTTTATAAATAATGACTTGGTATTTAAAGTAGTCGCGAATTCCAAAAGACGTGCATGGGCTTATTTGAAAGACGCTGACTGTTTAATCTTGCCAGGAAATCATGCAATTATTGATCCCCGACTTTTTGGTGGAAATTTATCTGCTGATCAACAAATTGATCTGGCACGAGCCATAGCTGAAATGGCATTAATACATGTGGCTATGCAAAGAGGAATACCTATATTAGCTGTTTGCGGTGGTCATCAAATTATTAATATCTATTTAGGAGGTAAGGTTGCTGACTTATCTGAGGATGATATTGATCAACAAGGCTTCATGGCTTATGCGAGCATTTTATTTGATAAGAATTCCGAAATTGCGAAAATTTGCTATAAGAATTCAAAAACAGTGCGCGGTAATTTTTTTGGTGCACATCAAGAAGCTGTAACTGAATATGGCGGTAAGGGTTTAATCAATAATAAAGACGACTCTATGGCAGTTGTTGCGGTTGCAAATGATGCAAATTTTAATATTGAGGGTATGGAAGCCAAATATGGAGCTCCAATATATAGTTTCCAGTTTCATCCAGAGGTAAGTGTGGTGGGAATGTATTCTAAACTTTACCGCGCAGTTAGCTATCACCCTGAGACCCAGCATGACATTGAAATTAGCTTAAGACTATTTATTGCATTCAAACAAGCAGCACAAACATTTCAAACTAAAAAATTAATTAAGTTTGATCAATTTAAGAATGATATTCGTAATAAAACTAAGGACCCACAAAATGAACAAGCCTATCACTTTACCAGTGGTACAAATGTAAAGCCTACTCTCAGAAGCATATTCACCGAAGTAAGAACTGATGAAACTCAAAAGGATGACTCTGCTGTTATAGAAGTCAGATATAAACCATAACACAAATACATTTGTAATATATAAACAAAAATTTTTAGTGAATAGCCTAGATTCACTGGGATTTACGATTTAGTTAATTTAATACCAAAATGACTTCGATTATCCTAATTACGTCAATTACGATTTTTATAAAGCATTCTTATCATGATTAAGTAAGAGTTCGGGTAAACACATCTTTTTAACGACTTAGCAATGCTGCATCCTTTAATCAGCAATCAGCAATCAGCAATCAGCAATCAGCAATCAGCATGGGCATTTAAAAGAAATCATTAGACTTCAAGATAAACAAAAGAACATGGATCATGCCAATTCATTATTTAGTCCTATAACTTTCTTTTCTAAATGGAAACCCGGAAGAAAAGATACGCCAAAAAGCGAGAGATCATCAAGCTTTCGTCTTTCTCTTCCCCATAATTAATAATTGAGGAGATTGCCTTCTTTCGTTAATCCAAGCTCTTCTTAATGATTAGATCATCTTATGCGGAATTTAACCCATTTGGGTTGAGGTGCCCTAATGAATTTGGTATTTTGTACTTTGGGCAGTAACGGAGTGAGCAATCGATGTATTTTTTATTATTCTAACTAGCTATAATTACGTACTAAAAAATTATTTCAAAAGCAAACCAAAACATCTTTCTAATTCAACATCATGATTTGCAATCATCGATTGACTACGCCAAGCTACATGACCATCAGGTCGAACTAAGACAGCACCTTTTGTTGATATACAATAGATATCATGCCAAATATTCTCTGGATCAATTAAATCTCCAGTGGGAGCAACTTTATAAATTACTAATGGAAATGCCAATGTTTTAACTAACTGATTTGCAGCAATCCGCCAGGCTTCGCCATCAGAGCCAATCAACA of Gammaproteobacteria bacterium contains these proteins:
- a CDS encoding threonine/serine dehydratase is translated as MQYHEYIAEVYQRIAPHIKKTPVLTSPYFDEKTESNLFFKCENLQYTNAFKVRGAFSKIINMPNKNKIIITASAGNHGLAVAFASKKFGMKAMVVVPEFVPPSRINMIRALGAKVIVHGTTMDELNAKVAEYTQDPNYVYVHGFDDDDIIAGQATIAYELLQEVPDIDVIVVPVGGGGLISGIAQYTKSFNPSINVYGVETIGADAMSKSLAAGHIVALPKITSVAISLGVSKVAERTFEIVKNYVNKIVTVTDEEAIRALKDILEKDKIFVEPASACALSAVISEKIPHIEGKKVAVILSGGNFSLEQLKAYL
- a CDS encoding metallophosphoesterase, with the translated sequence MPKILHLSDLHFGTETKAMLDLLLMDLEQIEPDLIVISGDFTQRALHSQFRSAQQFLKVLDKKKVLCVPGNHDISLHNPFERFFYPFEKYKRYISKTLNPQLEIQGLAILGVNSVTPFKSIQGKITTAQLNVIHNYFRSFPATTVKIAVMHHNLIRSDRHKIISNSEELIATLGASKVNLVLSGHLHYACYEQIERDSFAHPLYVVTAGTAVSRRLRQGQNSYNILQIDSSYCKMSVRVYDKNQFITFKENEFNL
- a CDS encoding NAD(+)/NADH kinase, which gives rise to MGGLAMKIAIIANAKRADSPLLDKKKLDLLANENGLSYDLYIPKPKEIESLIKELLQKNYHAFLIAGGDGTVRTVVQVLANYEIPIAILPLGTFNYFARELKFPPDIEKLFKYIKNNKTKRVDIGEVNEHIFINHSSIGFYSYILKLKEKHKNWLGTSKLLKIIFTSVLLMRKIPIYNLKMIVDDQLVTHRTCLVFIGNNYHFTNLLDFGERNSLTSGYLAVYILRCKNRWEMLKCIFSIVFNRFDKTTYLTQFITNDLIISSQTNQLNVVIDGELFKLAMPLHYKIISKKLNVVTP
- a CDS encoding gamma-glutamyl-gamma-aminobutyrate hydrolase family protein (Members of this family of hydrolases with an active site Cys residue belong to MEROPS family C26.), with the translated sequence MSKSRISNPLLAVVSYNHEIGGATADSLIQVIMQKLDMTVALADYRKITPPQDNLDSIFINNDLVFKVVANSKRRAWAYLKDADCLILPGNHAIIDPRLFGGNLSADQQIDLARAIAEMALIHVAMQRGIPILAVCGGHQIINIYLGGKVADLSEDDIDQQGFMAYASILFDKNSEIAKICYKNSKTVRGNFFGAHQEAVTEYGGKGLINNKDDSMAVVAVANDANFNIEGMEAKYGAPIYSFQFHPEVSVVGMYSKLYRAVSYHPETQHDIEISLRLFIAFKQAAQTFQTKKLIKFDQFKNDIRNKTKDPQNEQAYHFTSGTNVKPTLRSIFTEVRTDETQKDDSAVIEVRYKP